From Antennarius striatus isolate MH-2024 chromosome 9, ASM4005453v1, whole genome shotgun sequence, one genomic window encodes:
- the LOC137601022 gene encoding zinc finger protein ZFP2-like codes for MSPQRRLLDLCLRAEVKLHRIDGPQHHVCKEEELEVPADQQLWNQEVKSSMKQQDPEFLHLKEESEELHSRQEGEQLVLKQETDVVMLTITSDKNDQCEDQTILSMKAEYGAEQTDSVVNLPVIISVVGAANIDLLMSNSSHVSISHDERGETSRKDVEMKSKSCSNHFNIKKNLTKEKPDSSKTCCKNFRSSNDSTNHMKSQTGEKPYGCKTCGKYFTWKTDLNKHMRIHTGEKPYGCKTCGKHFTWKKNLIIHMSIHTGEKPYGCKTCGKHFTLKTNLNRHIRIHTGEKLYDCKTCGRHFRRKMTLTHHMRIHTGEKPYGCKTCGKHFSRKRTLTSHSTIHTGEKLYDCKMCGKNFRRKDCLTNHLRIHNAEKPYRCDTCGKDFSSRSHLTAHTRIHTGEKPYGCKTCGKRFRSKNCLTYHMRVHTDEKPYRCDTCGKDFRSPSYLTEHMNIHTGVKPHGCKTCGKHFTKKSHLYSHMRIHIGEQPYSCETCGKDFTRKDFLTRHMRMHTE; via the exons atgagTCCACAGCGCagactgctggatctctgcctcagagccgaagtgaagttacacaggatag atggtccacagcatcatgtctgtaaggaggaggagttggaggttcctgctgaccagcagctctggaaccaggaggtgaagtccagtaTGAAGCAACAGGATCCAGAgtttctacacctgaaagaggaatcagaggaactccacagcagGCAGGAGGGAGAGCAACTtgtactgaagcaggagactgatgttGTTATGTTGACTAttacatctgacaaaaatgaccaGTGTGAAGATCAGACTATCCTCAGCATGAAAGCTGAATATGGTGCAGAACAGACAGATTCTGTTGTCAACCTGCCAGTTATAAtctctgtggtgggagcagcaaacattgacctgctgatgtctaacagctctcatgtatcTATCAGCCATGAtgaaagaggagaaacaagcagaaaagatgtCGAAATGAAGTCTAAATCATGTTCCAATCatttcaatataaaaaaaaacttgactaAAGAGAAGCCTGACAGTTCTAAAACATGCTGCAAAAATTTCCGAAGTAGTAATGATTCGACTAACCACATGAAAAGCCAAACTGGGGAGAAGCCCtatggttgtaaaacatgtggcaaataTTTCACTTGGAAAACAGACTTGAATaagcacatgagaatccacactggtgagaagccttacggttgtaaaacatgtggaaaacatttcacatggaaaaaaaacttgataATCCACATGAGTATCCACACTGGTGAGAAGCCTTATGGTTGTAAAACGTGTGGAAAACATTTCACTTTGAAAACTAACTTGAATCGCCACATAAGAATCCACACGGGGGAGAAGCTTTAtgattgtaaaacatgtggcagACATTTCAGACGGAAAATGACCTTGACTcaccacatgagaatccacacaggtgagaagccttacggttgtaaaacatgtggcaaacattttAGTCGAAAAAGGACCTTGACTTCCCACTCGacaatccacacaggtgagaagcttTACGATTGTAAAATGTGTGGGAAAAACTTCAGAAGGAAGGATTGTTTGACTAATCACCTGAGAATCCACAATGCTGAAAAACCTTACAGATGTGATACATGTGGCAAAGATTTTAGTAGTCGTAGTCACTTAACAGCACACacgagaatccacacaggtgagaagccttacggttgtaaaacatgtgggaaacGTTTCAGAAGCAAGAATTGTTTAACTTATCACATGAGAGTCCACACTGATGAAAAACCTTACAGATGTGATACATGTGGCAAAGATTTTAGAAGTCCCAGTTATTTAACAGAACACATGAATATCCACACAGGTGTGAAGCCTCATGGTTGTAAGACATGTGGGAAACATTTCACAAAGAAATCACACTTGTATagccacatgagaatccacataGGTGAGCAGCCTTACAGTTGTGagacatgtgggaaagatttcacAAGGAAGGATTTTTTGACCAGACACATGAGAATGCACACAGAGTGA
- the LOC137601008 gene encoding zinc finger protein 345-like yields MFSFDSLKEFVKNRLTSADEDIFGTFQKTFTKKEEEMNRQRRLLDLCLRAEVKLHRIDGPQHHVCKEEEVEVPADQQLWNQEVKSSMKQEDPEPLHLKEDPEELYDSQEGEQLVLKQETDVVMLTPISEENDHSEDQTLYMKAEDGAAQTESVVNLPVISSVVGAANIDLLMSNSSHVSISHDERGETSRKDVEIESQFQSQRTSNTSKKPYVCTICKKGYTQQRSFKIHVRIHTRENSLSCKSCCNHFNLKTSLTKETADSYKTCCKNFRKSDHLTKHMKSQTVEKPYGCKTCGKHFTQKTSLNHHMRIHTGEKPYGCKTCGKHFRHKKSLTYHMKIHTGEKPYSCETCGRQFICKSELNEHMRIHTGEKPFGCKTCGKHFRRKSILTDHLRIHTGERPYGCKTCGKHFRTNSNLTCHMRIHTVEKPYRCGTCRKDFRQRSQLTKHQKIHTGVKLYGCKTCRKHFTYKANLNCHMKIHTGERLYGCKTCGQQFMYKSVMNRHMKIHTGERPYSCKTCGKHFRRKSILTDHLRIHTREKPYGCKTCGKHFRTNSSLTCHMRIHTVEKPYRCGTCCKDFRQRSQLTKHMKIHTGVKLYDY; encoded by the exons atgttttcatttgactCTTTGAAGGAATTTGTTAAAAATCGACTGACATCTGCAGATGAGGATATTTTTGGGACTTTTCAAAAGACTTTCACCaagaaggaagaagagatgaatCGTCAGCGCagactgctggatctctgcctcagagccgaagtgaagttacacaggatag atggtccacagcatcatgtctgtaaggaggaggaggtggaggttcctgctgaccagcagctctggaaccaggaggtgaagtccagtaTGAAGCAAGAGGATCCAGAGCCTCTACACCTGAAGGAGGACCCAGAGGAACTCTACgacagtcaggagggagagcagcttgtactgaagcaggagactgatgtcGTTATGTTAACTCCTATTTctgaggaaaatgaccacagtgaagatcagactctgtacatgaaagctgaagatggtgcagcacagacagagtctgttgtcAACCTGCCAgttatcagctctgtggtgggagcagcaaacattgacctgctgatgtctaacagctctcatgtatccATCAGccatgatgagagaggagaaacaagcagaaaagatgtTGAGATTGAGTCTCAGTTTCAATCCCAGAGAACAAGTAACACCAGCAAGAAGCCATATGTTTGTACAATATGTAAAAAGGGTTACACACAACAGAGAAGCTTCAAAATCCACGTAAGAATTCACACAAGGGAGAACTCTTTGAGTTGTAAATCATGTTGCAATCATTTCAATTTGAAAACAAGCTTGACTAAGGAGACAGCTGACAGTTATAAAACGTGCTGCAAAAATTTCAGAAAGAGTGATCATTTGACTAAACACATGAAAAGCCAAACTGTGGAGAAGCCTTacggttgtaaaacatgtggcaaacatttcacacagaaaacaagCTTGAATcaccacatgagaatccacacaggtgagaagccttacggttgtaaaacatgtggcaaacatttcagacATAAAAAAAGCCTAACTTaccacatgaaaatccacacaggtgagaagccttacagttgtgaaacatgtggcagaCAGTTCATATGTAAATCAGAATTGAACgagcacatgagaatccacacaggtgagaagcctttcggttgtaaaacatgtggcaaacatttcagacGTAAATCAATCTTGACTGACCATCTGAGAATCCATACTGGTGAGAGGCCTTACGGTTGTAAAACATGCGGGAAACATTTCAGAACGAACTCAAACTTGACTtgccacatgagaatccacactgtTGAAAAACCTTACAGATGTGGTACATGTCGCAAAGATTTTAGACAACGTAGTCAGTTAACAAAACACCagaaaatccacacaggtgtGAAGCTTtatggttgtaaaacatgtaggaaacattTCACATATAAAGCAAACTTGAATTgccacatgaaaatccacacaggtgagaggctttacggttgtaaaacatgtggccaACAGTTCATGTATAAATCAGTCATGAATCgccacatgaaaatccacacaggtgagaggccttacagttgtaaaacatgtggcaaacatttcagacGTAAATCAATCTTGACTGACCATCTGAGAATCCATACACGTGAGAAGCCTTACGGTTGTAAAACATGCGGGAAACATTTCAGAACGAACTCAAGCTTGACTtgccacatgagaatccacactgtTGAAAAACCTTACAGATGTGGTACATGTTGCAAAGATTTTAGACAACGTAGTCAGTtaacaaaacacatgaaaatccacacaggtgtGAAGCTTTATGATTATTAA